One Spiroplasma endosymbiont of Dioctria linearis DNA segment encodes these proteins:
- a CDS encoding energy-coupling factor transporter ATPase — MSSNNLNATEKLNEFRLKLNEHNDKLIRASQKMIIARSKFSRREVDMDFVKATENEYKIIKKEFKEVSDNSFFFDNVIKAKQELKKASKNSKEYWKLFEEYKLAVFLYKESKIAIKDRGHGGLLSKLSDTALKLEKIKFRYREGHPFAVNGVSVEIKHGDYVAIIGHNGSGKSTLSKIIIGVLQPTVGSIEVYGNKVTRNNINMIRKFLGIVFQNPDNQFIGSTVRDDIAFGLENRRIDPSKMADIIMKSAKKVRMEEFLDHEPLMLSGGQKQRVAIASALALSPDILIFDEATSMLDPKGKNEVKEIMVELKNTREKTIFSITHDMDEILNADKVMVMNKGELVKFGSPKEILSEKEFLRSIHLDIPFVAQIEEALQNEGLKISGSANLEELVKNICLK; from the coding sequence ATGTCAAGCAACAATTTAAATGCAACTGAAAAATTAAATGAATTCAGGCTTAAACTAAATGAACATAATGATAAGTTAATTCGAGCAAGTCAAAAAATGATTATTGCAAGAAGTAAGTTTTCTAGACGTGAAGTTGATATGGATTTTGTTAAGGCAACTGAAAATGAGTACAAAATAATAAAAAAAGAATTTAAGGAAGTTTCTGATAATAGCTTCTTTTTTGACAATGTAATAAAAGCAAAGCAAGAATTAAAAAAAGCCTCTAAAAACTCAAAAGAATATTGAAAATTATTTGAAGAGTATAAGTTAGCAGTCTTTTTATATAAAGAATCAAAAATAGCTATTAAAGACAGAGGTCATGGAGGATTACTTTCAAAGTTATCTGATACAGCTTTAAAACTTGAAAAAATTAAGTTTAGATATAGAGAAGGACATCCTTTTGCAGTTAATGGAGTTAGTGTTGAAATTAAGCATGGAGATTATGTCGCTATTATTGGGCATAATGGTAGTGGTAAATCTACACTTTCAAAAATTATTATTGGGGTTTTACAACCAACAGTAGGTTCTATTGAAGTATATGGAAATAAAGTTACAAGAAATAATATAAATATGATTCGTAAATTTTTAGGTATTGTCTTTCAAAATCCAGATAATCAATTTATTGGTTCTACTGTAAGAGATGACATTGCATTTGGATTAGAAAATAGAAGAATTGACCCTTCTAAAATGGCAGATATTATTATGAAATCTGCTAAAAAAGTAAGAATGGAAGAATTCTTAGATCACGAACCTTTAATGCTTAGTGGTGGTCAAAAACAAAGAGTTGCAATTGCGTCTGCTTTAGCTTTATCTCCGGATATATTAATTTTTGATGAAGCAACAAGTATGTTAGATCCAAAAGGAAAAAATGAAGTAAAAGAAATTATGGTAGAATTAAAAAACACAAGAGAAAAAACAATTTTTTCTATTACTCATGATATGGATGAAATTTTAAACGCTGATAAAGTTATGGTTATGAATAAAGGCGAATTAGTTAAATTTGGTTCACCAAAGGAAATACTATCTGAAAAAGAATTCTTGAGATCTATTCATTTAGATATTCCTTTTGTAGCTCAAATTGAAGAGGCTTTGCAAAACGAGGGGCTTAAAATCTCTGGAAGTGCAAATTTGGAAGAGTTGGTGAAAAATATATGTCTCAAATAA